CGACAGTCCGCCGACGCCCGAATCGAAAAACAGCAGCGGCGCGTCGGGATTCATGGCGGCGTGATGGCGCGGGGTCATCGACACTGCAAGGCCGTGCCGCGCGGTTGCGGGCGACCTTCATTATGCTACCAACCGGCGATGGACACTTCGCTGATTGCCGCGCTTGCCCTTGGATATCTGCTGGGCTCGATCCCGTTCGGACTGCTGCTCACCCGGGCGAGCGGGATGGGAGATATTCGCGACATCGGTTCGGGCAACATCGGCGCGACCAACGTCCTGCGCACCGGATCGAAGGGGCTCGCCGCGCTGACGCTGATCCTCGACGCCGCCAAAGGCGCGCTCGCCGTTTGGGTGGCGCAGCGCTGGCTTCCGGGGTTCGAACAACATGCGGCGGCGGGCGCGCTGATCGGGCATCTTTATCCCATCTGGCTGCGCTTCAAGGGCGGCAAGGGGGTTGCCACATTGCTCGGCATCCTGATCCCGCTGCTGCCCATGGCCGCGATTGTCTACGCGATCGTGTGGATCCTGCTGTTCCTGGTCGTACGCATCTCGTCGGTGGCAGGGATGGCGGCAGCGATCAGCGCGCCGATCACGGCGGTTGCGATTGGGAAGGACGGACTGTTCCCCTTGCTGGCTGGTCTCGCCCTGCTGATTGTCTGGAAGCATCAGGAGAACATCCGTCGATTGCTTAAGGGGCAGGAGCCGCGCGTCGGTCGCAAATCGGCGTGAGCGCGATGCCCGACCTGATCGACCGTGTCCGGTTGATCCGCACACCTAGCATCGGTCCGATTGCCTTTCGTCAGTTGTTGCTTCGCTTCGGGAGCGCGGGTGCGGCGCTCGACGCCATTCCCGATCTGGCTTCGCGAGGAGGCGGCAAACCGCCGCGTCTTGCGACACGCGACGCGGCGGAGCGCGAAGTTGCTGGCGTCGAGAAGCTGGTGCGCGTTATCTGGCGCTGGGGCAGGGGCTTTACCCGCGCGCCTTGGCCGAACTCGACAATGCCCCGCCATTGGTCACCGTTAAGGGCCGCCTCGACTTGCTCGAGCGGCCGATGGTCGCGATCGTTGGGGCGCGCAAAGCCTCCGCTGCGGCTTGTCGCTTCGCAAGGGGATTGGCGGATGACCTGGGACGCGAAGGCGCCACGGTCGTGTCGGGCCTTGCGCGCGGAATCGACAGCGCGGCGCACGATGGCTCACTGGACAGCGGGACGGTGGCGGTGATCGCCGGCGGGATCGACATTTTCTACCCGCCGGAGAATGAAGCGCGGCAGCGCGACATCGCCGAGCGCGGACTGCTGATCGCCGAAATGCCTCCGGGCACCGAACCGCGCGCCCGGCACTTTCCCTATCGCAACCGGATCATCGCGGGCCTCGCGTCGGGAACGGTGGTGGTCGAAGCCGCCCCACGGTCTGGGTCGCTGATCACGGCGCGGTTGGCGGCCGAGGCGGGGCGCGAGGTGATGGCGGTGCCCGGCTCGCCGCTCGATCCGCGGGCACAGGGCTGCAACCAGTTGATCCGCGAAGGCGCGACATTGATCCAGAACGCTGCCGACGTGATGGAGCAGATGCGGCCGATCGCCGGGGTCGCGAGCCCATCCTTTTCGTTCGAACATCGACCCGCAGCCAGCGCCCCGCTCGACGCCGACGGTGACGCGCGCCCGGGTCGAGGAATTGCTTGGCCCGTCGCCAGTGCCGGTCGACGAGATCGTTCGCCTGTCAGGTGCCGATCCGGGCACGGTGCAGCTCGTCCTACTCGAACTCGACCTCGCCGGACGTCTGGATCGTCACGCCGGCGGCAAGGTCAGCCTGTCGGGCGCTTGACGCCGTCCCCGGCGGCCCGACAATCGCGCGTATACGTACGTAAGGAATCCAGCGCTTGAAACTCGTCGTCGTCGAATCGCCCGCCAAGGCCAAGACCATCGAAAAATATCTCGGACCGGGGCATCGCGTCCTGGCCAGCTACGGCCACGTCCGCGATCTTCCGCCGAAGGATGGTTCGGTCAATCCGGACGACGGCTTCGCGATGGATTGGGAAACCTATCCCGACAAGGCGAAGCAGCTGAAGGCGATCACCGACGAGGCCAAGAAGGCAGACTCGCTGATCCTCGCGACCGATCCGGATCGCGAGGGCGAGGCGATTAGCTGGCACGTGCAGGAAGTGCTCCGCAAGAAAAAGGCGCTGCCCGCGCACGTCGAACGTGTGACCTTCAACGCCATCACGAAAAGCGCCGTGACCGAGGCGATGAAGGCGCCGCGCGACCTCGATGAGGATCTGATCGACGCCTACCGGGCGCGCCGTGCGCTCGATTATCTGGTCGGCT
Above is a genomic segment from Sphingomonas sp. LY29 containing:
- the plsY gene encoding glycerol-3-phosphate 1-O-acyltransferase PlsY — translated: MDTSLIAALALGYLLGSIPFGLLLTRASGMGDIRDIGSGNIGATNVLRTGSKGLAALTLILDAAKGALAVWVAQRWLPGFEQHAAAGALIGHLYPIWLRFKGGKGVATLLGILIPLLPMAAIVYAIVWILLFLVVRISSVAGMAAAISAPITAVAIGKDGLFPLLAGLALLIVWKHQENIRRLLKGQEPRVGRKSA